One window of the Hippoglossus hippoglossus isolate fHipHip1 chromosome 9, fHipHip1.pri, whole genome shotgun sequence genome contains the following:
- the prkg2 gene encoding cGMP-dependent protein kinase 2 isoform X1, with protein sequence MGNGSMKSKRYKQADASNGRAHKDHGGGYTMSSLDSLRARVEELEREGKRKDEELCAREQQIRGLQEQLARQTRALAELSEELQNKCVQLNKLQDVMKGPSGPSGSLASRPPSIKTCAKNSPNLGVRIKETLNRRKGAKAGVSAEPTSRTYDSSCLPKFSFENARVPKDASVKKLLTDALNKNQYLKRLELQQLKDMVECMYERTYQQGEYVITQGEHGNHLFVLADGKLDVFQHSKLLTSITVWTTFGELAILYNCTRTASVRAVNKVRTWALDREVFQNIMRRTAETRQEQHRNFLRSVSLLANLPEDKLSKMVDCLEVEYYDKGEYVIREGEEGSTFYIIAQGKVKVTQTTEAHKVPQTINTLHKGDYFGEKALISDDVRSANIVAEENGVECLVIDRETFDQTVGTFNELQKYLQGYVATLDRDDKKRHARKSLSRHQSQPLPPDVLQLRDMVSVFPPSRPFDHLDVIATLGVGGFGRVELVKVKGKDITFALKVIKKKHVVDNRQEEHIHSERKILAEARSPFVVKLYRTFKDNKYVYMLLEACLGGEIWSLLRDRGSFDEPIAKFCVGCVTEAFDYLHRKGVLYRDLKPENLMLDTEGYIKLVDFGFAKKIRCGQKTWTFCGTPEYVAPEIILNKGHNFSVDFWSLGILVFELLTGSPPFSGSDQMMTYTFILKGIEKMDFPKKVSKRPEDLIRKLCRRNPAERLGNLKNGITDIKKHRWFNGFNWEGLKARTLSSPLKREVSGPTDHSYFDSYPADEDSPPEELSGWDMDF encoded by the exons ATGGGGAACGGCTCGATGAAATCCAAGCGTTACAAACAGGCAGACGCCTCCAACGGCCGAGCCCACAAGGATCACGGCGGCGGGTACACGATGTCGTCCCTGGATTCCCTGAGGGCCcgggtggaggagctggagcgaGAGGGCAAGAGGAAGGATGAGGAGCTCTGTGCCAGAGAGCAGCAGATCAGGGGTCTACAGGAGCAGCTCGCCAGGCAGACCCGAGCTCTGGCCGAGCTGAGCGAGGAGCTGCAGAACAAGTGCGTCCAGCTCAACAAGCTCCAGGACGTGATGAAGGGTCCGAGCGGCCCCTCTGGAAGCCTGGCGTCGCGGCCTCCCTCCATCAAAACGTGCGCCAAGAACAGCCCCAACCTCGGCGTTCGCATCAAGGAGACCCTCAACAGGAGGAAGGGGGCCAAAGCCGGGGTGTCCGCCGAACCCACGTCCAGGACCTACGACTCCAGCTGCCTGCCCAAGTTCTCCTTCGAGAACGCCCGGGTACCCAAGGATGCAAG TGTGAAGAAGCTGCTGACTGACGCCCTGAACAAGAACCAGTACCTGAAgaggctggagctgcagcagctcaaagaCATGGTGGAGTGCATGTACGAGCGCACCTACCAGCAGGGGGAGTACGTCATCACGCAGGGAGAACACGGGAACCATCTGTTTGTGCTGGCAG ACGGGAAGCTGGACGTGTTTCAGCACAGCAAGCTGCTCACATCGATCACCGTGTGGACCACTTTCGGGGAATTAGCCATCCTGTACAACTGCACCCGGACGGCGTCGGTGCGAG CCGTGAACAAAGTGCGGACGTGGGCTTTGGACCGGGAGGTGTTTCAGAACATCATGAGGAGGACGGCGGAGACGCGACAGGAGCAGCACCGCAACTTCCTGCGAAG TGTTTCACTCTTGGCCAATCTGCCGGAGGACAAGCTCAGCAAAATGGTGGACTGCCTGGAGGTG GAGTACTATGACAAGGGGGAGTACGTCATCCGGGAGGGTGAGGAGGGCAGCACCTTCTACATCATCGCACAGGGAAAG gtGAAGGTGACCCAGACCACCGAGGCCCACAAGGTGCCGCAGACCATCAACACGCTGCACAAGGGGGATTACTTCGGAGAGAAAGCACTCATCAG TGATGACGTCCGGTCAGCGAATATCGTGGCTGAAGAGAACGGGGTGGAATGTCTCGTCATCgacagaga gacATTTGATCAGACGGTGGGCACCTTCAATGAGCTGCAGAAGTACCTCCAAGGCTACGTGGCAACGCTGGATCGCGACGACAAGAAGAGACATGCCAG GAAGTCGCTGTCACGCCACCAGAGTCAGCCGCTGCCTCCTGATGTCCTCCAGCTGAGGGACATGGTGTCGGTGTTCCCTCCGTCCAGGCCCTTCGACCACCTGGACGTCATCGCCACACTCGGCGTCGGTGGCTTTGGACGAGTAGAACTG gtgaaggtgaaggGCAAAGACATCACCTTCGCCCTGAAGGTCATCAAGAAGAAGCACGTGGTGgacaacagacaggaagagCACATCCACTCCGAGAGGAAGATCCTCGCCGAGGCGCGCTCACCCTTCGTCGTCAA ACTGTATCGTACGTTCAAGGACAATAAGTACGTGTACATGCTGCTGGAGGCGTGTCTGGGTGGAGAGATCTGGAGTCTGCTCAGAGACAG GGGGAGCTTCGACGAGCCCATCGCCAAATTCTGTGTCGGTTGCGTCACAGAGGCCTTCGACTACCTCCACCGCAAAGGAGTCCTCTACCGAGACCTGAAGCCGGAGAATCTCATGCTGGACACGGAGGGATACATCAAACTG GTTGACTTTGGATTTGCCAAGAAGATCCGGTGTGGCCAGAAGACCTGGACGTTCTGTGGGACCCCGGAGTACGTGGCCCCGGAGATCATCCTCAACAAAGGCCACAACTTCAGCGTGGACTTCTGGTCTCTGGGCATCCTGGTGTTCGAGCTCCTTACCGGCAG TCCTCCGTTCTCAGGGAGCGACCAGATGATGACGTACACGTTCATCCTGAAGGGCATCGAGAAAATGGACTTCCCCAAGAAGGTCAGCAAGAGACCTGAGGACCTCATACGCAAGTTGTGCAG GCGAAATCCCGCCGAGCGACTGGGCAACCTGAAGAATGGAATAACAGACATCAAGAAGCACAG GTGGTTTAATGGTTTCAACTGGGAAGGACTGAAGGCGAGGACTCTGTCGTCTCCACTGAAAAGAGAG GTCAGTGGGCCGACGGATCACAGCTACTTCGACAGTTACCCTGCGGATGAGGACAGTCCTCCCGAGGAGCTGTCTGGCTGGGACATGGACTTCTAG
- the prkg2 gene encoding cGMP-dependent protein kinase 2 isoform X2, producing the protein MGNGSMKSKRYKQADASNGRAHKDHGGGYTMSSLDSLRARVEELEREGKRKDEELCAREQQIRGLQEQLARQTRALAELSEELQNKCVQLNKLQDVMKGPSGPSGSLASRPPSIKTCAKNSPNLGVRIKETLNRRKGAKAGVSAEPTSRTYDSSCLPKFSFENARVPKDASVKKLLTDALNKNQYLKRLELQQLKDMVECMYERTYQQGEYVITQGEHGNHLFVLADGKLDVFQHSKLLTSITVWTTFGELAILYNCTRTASVRAVNKVRTWALDREVFQNIMRRTAETRQEQHRNFLRSVSLLANLPEDKLSKMVDCLEVEYYDKGEYVIREGEEGSTFYIIAQGKVKVTQTTEAHKVPQTINTLHKGDYFGEKALISDDVRSANIVAEENGVECLVIDRETFDQTVGTFNELQKYLQGYVATLDRDDKKRHARSLSRHQSQPLPPDVLQLRDMVSVFPPSRPFDHLDVIATLGVGGFGRVELVKVKGKDITFALKVIKKKHVVDNRQEEHIHSERKILAEARSPFVVKLYRTFKDNKYVYMLLEACLGGEIWSLLRDRGSFDEPIAKFCVGCVTEAFDYLHRKGVLYRDLKPENLMLDTEGYIKLVDFGFAKKIRCGQKTWTFCGTPEYVAPEIILNKGHNFSVDFWSLGILVFELLTGSPPFSGSDQMMTYTFILKGIEKMDFPKKVSKRPEDLIRKLCRRNPAERLGNLKNGITDIKKHRWFNGFNWEGLKARTLSSPLKREVSGPTDHSYFDSYPADEDSPPEELSGWDMDF; encoded by the exons ATGGGGAACGGCTCGATGAAATCCAAGCGTTACAAACAGGCAGACGCCTCCAACGGCCGAGCCCACAAGGATCACGGCGGCGGGTACACGATGTCGTCCCTGGATTCCCTGAGGGCCcgggtggaggagctggagcgaGAGGGCAAGAGGAAGGATGAGGAGCTCTGTGCCAGAGAGCAGCAGATCAGGGGTCTACAGGAGCAGCTCGCCAGGCAGACCCGAGCTCTGGCCGAGCTGAGCGAGGAGCTGCAGAACAAGTGCGTCCAGCTCAACAAGCTCCAGGACGTGATGAAGGGTCCGAGCGGCCCCTCTGGAAGCCTGGCGTCGCGGCCTCCCTCCATCAAAACGTGCGCCAAGAACAGCCCCAACCTCGGCGTTCGCATCAAGGAGACCCTCAACAGGAGGAAGGGGGCCAAAGCCGGGGTGTCCGCCGAACCCACGTCCAGGACCTACGACTCCAGCTGCCTGCCCAAGTTCTCCTTCGAGAACGCCCGGGTACCCAAGGATGCAAG TGTGAAGAAGCTGCTGACTGACGCCCTGAACAAGAACCAGTACCTGAAgaggctggagctgcagcagctcaaagaCATGGTGGAGTGCATGTACGAGCGCACCTACCAGCAGGGGGAGTACGTCATCACGCAGGGAGAACACGGGAACCATCTGTTTGTGCTGGCAG ACGGGAAGCTGGACGTGTTTCAGCACAGCAAGCTGCTCACATCGATCACCGTGTGGACCACTTTCGGGGAATTAGCCATCCTGTACAACTGCACCCGGACGGCGTCGGTGCGAG CCGTGAACAAAGTGCGGACGTGGGCTTTGGACCGGGAGGTGTTTCAGAACATCATGAGGAGGACGGCGGAGACGCGACAGGAGCAGCACCGCAACTTCCTGCGAAG TGTTTCACTCTTGGCCAATCTGCCGGAGGACAAGCTCAGCAAAATGGTGGACTGCCTGGAGGTG GAGTACTATGACAAGGGGGAGTACGTCATCCGGGAGGGTGAGGAGGGCAGCACCTTCTACATCATCGCACAGGGAAAG gtGAAGGTGACCCAGACCACCGAGGCCCACAAGGTGCCGCAGACCATCAACACGCTGCACAAGGGGGATTACTTCGGAGAGAAAGCACTCATCAG TGATGACGTCCGGTCAGCGAATATCGTGGCTGAAGAGAACGGGGTGGAATGTCTCGTCATCgacagaga gacATTTGATCAGACGGTGGGCACCTTCAATGAGCTGCAGAAGTACCTCCAAGGCTACGTGGCAACGCTGGATCGCGACGACAAGAAGAGACATGCCAG GTCGCTGTCACGCCACCAGAGTCAGCCGCTGCCTCCTGATGTCCTCCAGCTGAGGGACATGGTGTCGGTGTTCCCTCCGTCCAGGCCCTTCGACCACCTGGACGTCATCGCCACACTCGGCGTCGGTGGCTTTGGACGAGTAGAACTG gtgaaggtgaaggGCAAAGACATCACCTTCGCCCTGAAGGTCATCAAGAAGAAGCACGTGGTGgacaacagacaggaagagCACATCCACTCCGAGAGGAAGATCCTCGCCGAGGCGCGCTCACCCTTCGTCGTCAA ACTGTATCGTACGTTCAAGGACAATAAGTACGTGTACATGCTGCTGGAGGCGTGTCTGGGTGGAGAGATCTGGAGTCTGCTCAGAGACAG GGGGAGCTTCGACGAGCCCATCGCCAAATTCTGTGTCGGTTGCGTCACAGAGGCCTTCGACTACCTCCACCGCAAAGGAGTCCTCTACCGAGACCTGAAGCCGGAGAATCTCATGCTGGACACGGAGGGATACATCAAACTG GTTGACTTTGGATTTGCCAAGAAGATCCGGTGTGGCCAGAAGACCTGGACGTTCTGTGGGACCCCGGAGTACGTGGCCCCGGAGATCATCCTCAACAAAGGCCACAACTTCAGCGTGGACTTCTGGTCTCTGGGCATCCTGGTGTTCGAGCTCCTTACCGGCAG TCCTCCGTTCTCAGGGAGCGACCAGATGATGACGTACACGTTCATCCTGAAGGGCATCGAGAAAATGGACTTCCCCAAGAAGGTCAGCAAGAGACCTGAGGACCTCATACGCAAGTTGTGCAG GCGAAATCCCGCCGAGCGACTGGGCAACCTGAAGAATGGAATAACAGACATCAAGAAGCACAG GTGGTTTAATGGTTTCAACTGGGAAGGACTGAAGGCGAGGACTCTGTCGTCTCCACTGAAAAGAGAG GTCAGTGGGCCGACGGATCACAGCTACTTCGACAGTTACCCTGCGGATGAGGACAGTCCTCCCGAGGAGCTGTCTGGCTGGGACATGGACTTCTAG
- the bmp3 gene encoding bone morphogenetic protein 3 has translation MVFLEIGTTSGNALALPQLSFSPRRCLRFGSSMALYSRFVVVLLYGWSYLCVGYCAMLKTDTVPERRKVDFTHSEDNKHQAQEEQELLLQDTMTEHMQMLYAKYNRAGFPFKDGNTVRSFKAHWGTINKKQLQIFNLTSLTKSEDVLSATLHYYIGDLQNGTHGCSRTKSCGRHGPRRHSHVHMVVWSFASVDNNMRTLGQFRINVSTLYRDFISWQWKDITRVVNQAKHHDELLIGIDVASQGPQPWKKLLSDRSPYILVYANDSAISEPESVVATLQRHHSVGGEGPVSQGPHKLGLRERNHTEQAEQLRHKRSVNVLLPLQNNELPGPEYPYETTGWDETSPYEPFENKQARRPRKKTRKNQRHKMPLLQFDEQTIKKARKKQWIEPRNCARRYLKVDFADIGWSEWIISPKSFDAYYCSGSCQFPMPKALKPSNHATIQSIVRAVGVVPGIPEPCCVPEKMSSLSILFFDEDKNVVLKVYPNMTVDSCACR, from the exons ATGGTCTTTTTGGAGATAGGCACCACTTCTGGAAACGCTCTCGCTCTTCCACAACTGTCGTTTTCCCCCCGTCGTTGTCTTCGCTTTGGCTCGAGCATGGCTCTGTACTCTCGGTTTGTGGTCGTGCTGCTTTACGGATGGAGTTATCTGTGCGTTGGATACTGCGCGATGCTGAAGACTGACACTGTCCCAGAGAGGCGAAAGGTGGATTTTACGCATTCGGAGGATAACAAGCATCAGgcacaggaggagcaggagctgctTTTACAGGATACAATGACGGAACACATGCAGATGCTTTACGCGAAGTACAACCGGGCTGGATTTCCCTTCAAGGACGGAAACACTGTCCGCAGCTTCAAAGCGCACTGGG GGACCATAAacaagaagcagctgcagatttTCAACCTCACCTCCCTCACCAAGTCCGAAGACGTTCTGTCGGCCACTCTTCACTATTACATCGGAGACCTTCAGAACGGCACCCACGGCTGCTCCAGGACCAAGAGCTGCGGCCGCCACGGGCCCCGCAGACACAGCCACGTCCACATGGTCGTCTGGAGCTTCGCCTCCGTGGACAACAACATGAGGACGCTCGGACAGTTTCGAATCAACGTGTCCACCCTCTACAGGGACTTCATATCCTGGCAGTGGAAGGACATCACTCGTGTGGTGAACCAGGCCAAGCATCACGACGAGCTGCTCATCGGCATCGACGTGGCCTCACAGGGGCCCCAGCCGTGGaagaagctgctgtcagaccgCTCGCCCTACATCCTGGTCTACGCCAACGACTCGGCCATTTCAGAACCCGAGAGTGTGGTCGCCACCCTGCAGAGACACCACTCAGTGGGGGGGGAGGGCCCCGTCTCACAGGGGCCCCATAAGCTGGGCCTACGTGAGCGAAACCACACGGAACAAGCCGAACAGCTCCGACACAAGCGCTCGGTGAACGTTCTGCTGCCGCTGCAAAACAACGAGCTCCCCGGTCCCGAGTATCCGTACGAGACGACCGGCTGGGACGAGACTAGTCCGTACGAACCTTTCGAGAACAAGCAGGCCCGCCGGCCACGCAAAAAGACGCGCAAGAATCAGCGGCACAAGATGCCCCTGCTGCAGTTCGACGAGCAGACCATCAAGAAGGCGCGGAAGAAGCAGTGGATCGAGCCCAGGAACTGCGCACGCAGGTACCTGAAGGTGGACTTCGCTGACATCGGGTGGAGCGAATGGATAATATCGCCAAAGTCGTTTGACGCCTACTACTGCTCAGGGTCCTGCCAGTTCCCCATGCCCAAG GCTCTGAAGCCGTCGAACCACGCCACCATCCAGAGCATAGTGCGGGCGGTGGGCGTCGTCCCGGGCATCCCTGAGCCGTGCTGCGTCCCGGAGAAGATGTCCTCCCTCAGCATCCTGTTCTTCGACGAGGACAAGAACGTGGTGCTGAAGGTCTACCCCAACATGACTGTGGACTCCTGCGCCTGTAgatag